Proteins found in one Deltaproteobacteria bacterium genomic segment:
- a CDS encoding ABC transporter permease: MELTNFLSFSFLISALRVSVPLVFAAQAGLLSERSGVVQIALEGFMLVGAFSGAVFGFHFNSALVGFLFAFLFGSAFSLLFSLFTIKFKSDQIVIGTAFNLLIAGLIPFISKYLYNSTGSTPSLPMEVRFIFEPLIFSVVMVILVHFGLTRWRSGYWIQFAGEHPETLLSAGVSVDKVRWVSLFLCGGIASLGGASLSLFLSSNYSPLMTGGRGFIALSAVILGKWKPVPTYLACLLFGALDALQIRLQGVEVLGSKIPVQWIQILPYLLTIIILAGLFGKSRAPTFLGKK; the protein is encoded by the coding sequence ATGGAACTAACTAATTTTCTATCATTTAGTTTTTTGATTAGCGCTCTAAGAGTTTCAGTTCCTTTGGTTTTCGCTGCTCAAGCCGGCTTGCTGAGTGAGCGTTCCGGTGTCGTACAAATAGCTCTAGAGGGTTTTATGCTGGTCGGAGCTTTTTCAGGAGCCGTGTTTGGTTTTCATTTTAACTCGGCACTTGTGGGATTTTTATTTGCATTTTTATTTGGTTCTGCATTTAGTTTGTTATTTAGTCTTTTCACCATCAAATTTAAATCTGATCAAATTGTTATTGGTACCGCCTTCAATTTACTGATTGCTGGATTGATCCCTTTCATCAGCAAATATCTTTATAACTCTACAGGCTCAACCCCCTCCTTACCTATGGAAGTTCGTTTTATTTTTGAACCCCTTATTTTTTCAGTTGTTATGGTTATTCTCGTTCACTTTGGCCTCACCCGATGGCGCTCAGGTTACTGGATTCAATTTGCCGGAGAACATCCTGAGACTCTCTTGAGCGCCGGTGTCAGCGTGGATAAGGTCCGCTGGGTGAGTTTGTTTTTATGTGGGGGCATAGCAAGTCTTGGCGGCGCCAGCTTATCTTTATTTCTTTCTTCAAATTATTCGCCGCTCATGACCGGGGGCAGAGGCTTTATTGCTTTGAGTGCGGTGATTCTTGGCAAATGGAAACCGGTGCCTACCTATCTAGCCTGTTTATTATTTGGAGCCCTAGATGCTCTGCAAATTCGATTGCAAGGGGTCGAAGTTTTAGGGTCCAAAATTCCTGTTCAATGGATTCAGATTTTGCCCTATCTTTTAACTATTATTATTTTAGCTGGGTTGTTTGGCAAAAGCCGAGCCCCCACATTTTTAGGTAAAAAGTAA